A portion of the Novosphingobium sp. KA1 genome contains these proteins:
- the uvrA gene encoding excinuclease ABC subunit UvrA: MSLSHITVRGAREHNLKGFDIELPREKLIVITGLSGSGKSSLAFDTIYAEGQRRYVESLSAYARQFLEMMQKPDVEHIDGLSPAISIEQKTTSRNPRSTVATVTEIWDYMRLLWARVGIPYSPATGLPIEAQTVSNMVDRVMELPEGTRAYLLAPVVRGRKGEYRKELAEWQKAGYTRVRIDGELYAIEDAPALDKKYKHDIEVVVDRIAVKDGIQTRLADSFEQALKLAEGLAYIDLADGVVPGREEEGKGKKNLKGAGLPPNRIVFSEKFACPVSGFTIEEIEPRLFSFNAPQGACPACDGLGEKLLFDPQLVVPNEHLSLKQGAIVPWAKSNPPSPYYMQVLSSLAEHFGFDLTTPWDALQTELKIVILYGTGGKAVPLTFKDGKKEYTVNKPFEGVIGNLNRRMIQTDSAWMREELSKFQTAQPCETCDGKRLKPEALSVKIAGSDIADAARLSVADGFAWFGALEEKLTSQQQQIARAILKEINERLGFLNNVGLDYLNLDRTSGTLSGGESQRIRLASQIGSGLSGVLYVLDEPSIGLHQRDNDMLLETLKRLRDLGNTVIVVEHDEDAIRTADHIVDLGPGAGVHGGQVVAEGTLKQVLKSKNSLTAQYLNGTRRIEVPTTRRKGNGKQIVVENARANNLKNVTAQFPLGTFCCVTGVSGSGKSSLTIDTLQAGASRQLNGARVVAGAHDRITGLEHCDKVIEIDQSPIGRTPRSNPATYTGAFTQIRDWFAGLPESEARGYKAGRFSFNVKGGRCEACQGDGLIKIEMHFLPDVYVTCEECHGKRYNRETLEVKFKGHSIADVLDMTIEDAEEFFKAVPPIRDKMHMLNEVGLGYVKVGQQATTLSGGEAQRVKLAKELARRSTGQTLYVLDEPTTGLHFEDVRKLLEVLHRLVEQGNSVVVIEHNLDVIKTADWIIDMGPEGGVRGGEVIAAGTPEDIVKVKKSFTGHYLKPLLGGGAK; encoded by the coding sequence ATGAGTCTCTCCCACATCACCGTCCGCGGCGCCCGTGAGCATAACCTCAAGGGTTTCGACATCGAACTCCCGCGCGAGAAGCTGATCGTCATCACCGGCCTGTCGGGTTCGGGGAAATCCAGCCTCGCGTTCGACACGATCTATGCCGAGGGCCAGCGCCGCTATGTCGAGAGCCTCTCGGCCTATGCGCGCCAGTTCCTGGAGATGATGCAGAAGCCCGACGTCGAGCATATCGACGGCCTCAGCCCGGCAATCTCGATCGAGCAGAAGACCACCAGTCGCAACCCGCGCTCGACGGTGGCGACGGTGACGGAGATCTGGGACTACATGCGCCTGCTCTGGGCGCGTGTGGGCATTCCCTATTCACCCGCCACCGGCCTGCCGATCGAGGCGCAGACCGTCTCCAACATGGTCGACCGGGTGATGGAACTGCCCGAAGGCACCCGCGCCTACCTGCTCGCGCCGGTTGTGCGCGGCCGTAAGGGTGAATACCGCAAGGAACTGGCCGAGTGGCAGAAGGCGGGCTACACCCGCGTGCGCATCGACGGCGAGCTCTACGCCATCGAGGACGCCCCCGCGCTCGACAAGAAGTACAAGCACGACATCGAGGTCGTGGTGGACCGCATCGCGGTCAAGGACGGCATCCAGACGCGCCTTGCCGACAGCTTCGAACAGGCGCTCAAGCTCGCCGAGGGGCTGGCCTACATCGACCTTGCGGACGGCGTCGTGCCGGGCCGTGAGGAAGAGGGTAAGGGCAAGAAGAACCTCAAGGGCGCCGGCCTGCCGCCGAATCGCATCGTGTTCAGCGAAAAGTTCGCCTGCCCGGTCAGCGGCTTCACCATCGAGGAGATCGAGCCGCGCCTGTTCTCGTTCAACGCCCCGCAGGGGGCCTGCCCGGCCTGCGACGGGCTGGGCGAGAAGCTGCTGTTCGACCCGCAGCTGGTTGTCCCGAACGAGCATCTCAGCCTCAAGCAGGGCGCCATCGTGCCCTGGGCCAAGTCGAACCCGCCTTCGCCTTATTACATGCAGGTGCTCTCCAGCCTGGCCGAGCACTTCGGGTTCGACCTCACCACGCCGTGGGACGCGCTGCAGACCGAGCTGAAGATCGTCATCCTCTACGGCACCGGGGGCAAGGCCGTGCCGCTGACGTTCAAGGACGGCAAGAAGGAATACACGGTCAACAAGCCGTTCGAGGGCGTGATCGGCAACCTCAACCGCCGCATGATCCAGACCGACTCTGCCTGGATGCGCGAGGAACTGTCCAAGTTCCAGACCGCGCAGCCCTGCGAGACCTGCGATGGCAAGCGCCTCAAGCCCGAGGCGCTGTCGGTGAAGATCGCCGGCAGCGACATTGCCGATGCCGCGCGGCTTTCGGTGGCGGACGGCTTCGCGTGGTTCGGCGCGCTGGAGGAGAAGCTCACCAGCCAGCAGCAGCAGATCGCCAGGGCCATCCTCAAGGAAATCAACGAGCGGCTCGGCTTCCTCAACAACGTCGGGCTCGACTACCTCAACCTCGACCGTACCAGCGGCACGCTGTCGGGCGGCGAGAGCCAGCGCATCCGCCTTGCCAGCCAGATCGGCTCGGGCCTCTCGGGCGTGCTCTACGTGCTCGACGAACCCTCGATCGGCCTCCACCAGCGCGACAACGACATGCTGCTGGAAACGCTCAAGCGTCTGCGCGACCTTGGCAACACCGTGATCGTCGTCGAGCATGACGAGGACGCGATCCGCACCGCCGACCATATCGTCGACCTTGGCCCCGGCGCCGGTGTCCACGGCGGGCAGGTGGTGGCCGAGGGCACGCTGAAGCAAGTGCTCAAGAGCAAGAACAGCCTCACCGCCCAGTACCTCAACGGCACCCGCAGGATCGAGGTGCCGACCACGCGCCGCAAGGGCAATGGCAAGCAGATCGTCGTCGAGAACGCCCGCGCCAACAACCTGAAGAACGTGACGGCGCAGTTCCCGCTCGGCACGTTCTGCTGCGTCACCGGCGTGTCCGGCTCGGGCAAGAGCTCGCTCACCATCGACACGCTGCAGGCCGGCGCCTCGCGCCAGCTCAACGGCGCGCGGGTGGTGGCGGGCGCGCATGACCGGATCACCGGGCTCGAACACTGCGACAAGGTGATCGAGATCGACCAGTCCCCCATCGGCCGCACCCCGCGCTCCAACCCTGCCACCTACACCGGCGCCTTCACCCAGATCCGCGACTGGTTCGCCGGGCTGCCGGAATCGGAAGCGCGCGGCTACAAGGCCGGGCGCTTCAGCTTCAACGTCAAGGGCGGCCGCTGCGAGGCGTGCCAGGGCGACGGGCTGATCAAGATCGAGATGCACTTCCTGCCCGACGTCTACGTCACCTGCGAGGAATGCCACGGCAAGCGCTACAACCGCGAAACGCTGGAAGTGAAGTTCAAGGGCCACTCCATCGCCGACGTGCTCGACATGACGATCGAGGACGCGGAGGAGTTCTTCAAGGCGGTGCCGCCGATCCGCGACAAGATGCACATGCTGAACGAGGTGGGCCTGGGCTACGTCAAGGTCGGCCAGCAGGCGACCACGCTGTCCGGCGGCGAGGCGCAGCGCGTCAAGCTCGCCAAGGAACTCGCCCGCCGCTCCACCGGCCAGACGCTCTACGTGCTGGACGAGCCGACCACCGGCCTCCACTTCGAGGACGTGCGCAAGCTGCTCGAAGTGCTCCACCGCCTTGTCGAGCAGGGCAATTCGGTGGTGGTGATCGAGCACAACCTCGACGTCATCAAGACGGCCGACTGGATCATCGACATGGGCCCGGAAGGCGGCGTGCGCGGCGGCGAAGTGATCGCGGCCGGTACGCCGGAGGATATCGTGAAGGTGAAGAAGTCCTTCACCGGGCACTATCTGAAGCCGCTGCTGGGAGGCGGGGCGAAGTGA
- a CDS encoding UrcA family protein, with protein sequence MHKIHSTFAMAAATALTAASMIALTPPAAAEEVVVKHQIDRNVPRVVVRYGDLDLDSPYGRDRLTVRLDSAVKKVCGFADYRDIPEYSNMISCRDESTGRAYAARDELFAQRMAARERGETLALAGSGGGSLAVFAQR encoded by the coding sequence ATGCACAAGATCCATTCCACGTTCGCCATGGCCGCCGCCACCGCCCTGACCGCGGCCTCCATGATCGCGCTCACGCCGCCGGCAGCCGCCGAGGAGGTGGTCGTCAAGCATCAGATCGACCGGAACGTCCCGCGGGTCGTGGTGCGCTACGGCGACCTCGATCTCGACAGCCCGTACGGCCGCGATCGCCTGACCGTTCGCCTCGATTCCGCCGTCAAGAAGGTCTGCGGCTTCGCGGATTACCGTGATATTCCGGAATACAGCAACATGATCAGCTGCCGCGACGAATCCACCGGCCGCGCCTATGCGGCGCGTGACGAACTCTTCGCCCAGCGCATGGCCGCCCGCGAACGCGGCGAAACCCTCGCGCTCGCCGGCAGCGGCGGCGGCTCCCTGGCCGTCTTTGCGCAACGCTAG
- a CDS encoding sensor histidine kinase gives MTAAPLAGLPCASAGEPHAVPGMRAQVAAFDWSTTPLGPREDWPVELRLVVQQMLDSRFPKAVIWGAGLTTLYNDAFVPILGDKPAPLGRSFADIWSEAWEIIGPIADRAFAGEPTYIEDFPLEVERFGYREQAWFTFCYSPLRLADGSIGGMLDTVVETTGKMRAQAALALANQELGHRLKNTLALVQAIARQSLRGSAEPGALDAFSSRLAAMGKAHDVLIHQDWSEASLEQVVHSSIAMHVARERVSIAGPELQIGSRAVVALTLMLHELATNAIKYGALSNETGRVGFWWELDGESLTLHWQEEGGPPVCAPQRKGFGSRLIDMGFGFRSAVEQRYEADGFSLKITAPLSELVT, from the coding sequence ATGACCGCCGCCCCTCTTGCGGGACTGCCTTGCGCGTCGGCGGGCGAGCCGCATGCCGTCCCCGGCATGCGCGCGCAGGTTGCCGCCTTCGACTGGAGCACGACCCCGCTGGGTCCGCGTGAGGACTGGCCGGTCGAACTGCGTCTGGTGGTCCAGCAGATGCTCGATTCCCGTTTCCCCAAGGCGGTCATCTGGGGCGCCGGGCTGACGACGCTCTACAACGATGCCTTCGTGCCGATCCTGGGCGACAAGCCGGCCCCGCTCGGGCGCTCGTTTGCCGATATATGGTCCGAGGCATGGGAGATCATCGGCCCGATCGCCGATCGCGCCTTTGCCGGCGAGCCCACCTACATCGAGGATTTCCCGCTGGAGGTCGAGCGTTTCGGCTACCGCGAGCAGGCCTGGTTCACGTTCTGCTACAGTCCGCTCAGGCTGGCCGACGGTTCCATCGGCGGCATGCTCGACACCGTGGTCGAGACCACCGGCAAGATGCGCGCGCAGGCCGCGCTGGCGCTCGCCAACCAGGAACTGGGGCACCGCCTCAAGAACACGCTCGCCCTCGTCCAGGCGATCGCGCGCCAGAGCCTGCGCGGCTCGGCGGAGCCGGGGGCGCTGGACGCCTTTTCGTCGCGGCTGGCGGCGATGGGCAAGGCCCATGACGTCCTGATCCATCAGGACTGGTCGGAGGCCTCGCTGGAACAGGTGGTGCATTCCTCGATCGCGATGCATGTCGCCCGCGAGCGCGTGTCGATCGCCGGGCCGGAGTTGCAGATCGGCTCGCGTGCGGTGGTGGCGCTCACGCTCATGCTGCACGAACTGGCGACCAATGCGATCAAGTATGGCGCCCTGTCGAACGAGACGGGCCGCGTCGGCTTCTGGTGGGAGCTTGATGGCGAGAGCCTGACCCTGCACTGGCAGGAGGAAGGCGGCCCGCCGGTCTGCGCGCCGCAGCGCAAGGGCTTCGGTTCGCGGTTGATCGACATGGGATTCGGTTTCCGCAGCGCGGTCGAGCAGCGCTACGAGGCCGACGGGTTCAGCCTGAAGATCACGGCGCCGCTGAGCGAACTGGTGACGTGA
- a CDS encoding M28 family metallopeptidase gives MKKSLLAPVTALLASVCHPAIAREAIDADRMVADVKTLSSDTFEGRAPGTVGEERTIGYLIARFQDIGLQPAGPDGQWVQKVPLLHTKLGAPGTLAFAGPKGPMPVTVAKDIYISTLRPEDTARIAGAPVVFVGYGVHAPERGWDDFKGMDLKGKVVVFLINDPDFYAKKGEPAAGKFGDRTMTYYGRWTYKFEEAARQGAIGALIVHDTAGAGYGWNVVTSPGGENYDIVRSKDKLTSLALQGWLSADAATRLFASAGLDLAKLSVAARRPDFRPVDLKGVTFDAEVPVAHEEVMSHNVLAQIPGTTRKDETVMFGAHWDAYGKGAPDAQGRIYRAGANDDGIGIAGILDIARVMKSEPAPQRTVVFAAWTAEERGLLGSEYYAANPVFPMEKTVANLTIDVLQTAGAANDVTVIGKGQDTLEDDMARVAATQGRRVTVESLPERGLFYRADHFSFAKRGVPVMLMMGLAGAADLKDGGVKAGQAWIDAYTGQCYHQACDAWSPEWKMEGAVQDVELIRTIGEELAGSAKWPQWKPGSEFKAARDKSDAVRR, from the coding sequence ATGAAAAAATCCCTCCTTGCGCCCGTCACAGCGCTGCTCGCCTCTGTCTGCCACCCTGCCATCGCGCGCGAGGCCATCGATGCCGACCGCATGGTCGCCGACGTCAAGACGCTCTCGTCCGATACCTTCGAGGGCCGCGCGCCGGGCACCGTGGGCGAGGAACGCACCATCGGCTACCTGATCGCGCGCTTCCAGGACATCGGCCTCCAGCCGGCCGGGCCGGACGGCCAGTGGGTGCAGAAAGTGCCGCTGCTGCACACCAAGCTGGGCGCGCCCGGGACGCTCGCCTTCGCAGGGCCCAAGGGGCCGATGCCGGTGACGGTCGCCAAGGACATCTACATCTCCACCCTGCGCCCCGAGGATACCGCGCGGATCGCCGGCGCGCCGGTGGTCTTTGTCGGCTACGGCGTGCATGCGCCCGAGCGCGGCTGGGACGACTTCAAGGGCATGGACCTCAAGGGCAAGGTCGTTGTCTTCCTCATCAACGATCCCGACTTCTACGCGAAGAAGGGCGAGCCCGCCGCCGGCAAGTTCGGCGACCGGACGATGACCTACTACGGCCGCTGGACCTACAAGTTCGAGGAAGCCGCGCGACAGGGCGCGATCGGTGCGCTGATCGTGCATGACACGGCGGGCGCGGGCTATGGCTGGAACGTCGTCACCAGCCCGGGCGGCGAGAACTACGACATCGTGCGCAGCAAGGACAAGCTCACCAGCCTGGCGCTGCAGGGCTGGCTCTCCGCCGACGCGGCGACGCGTCTGTTCGCCTCGGCCGGGCTGGACCTTGCAAAGCTTTCGGTCGCCGCGCGCCGTCCGGACTTCAGGCCGGTGGACCTCAAGGGCGTGACCTTCGATGCCGAGGTCCCGGTCGCCCACGAGGAAGTCATGAGCCACAACGTGCTGGCGCAGATCCCCGGCACCACCCGCAAGGACGAGACGGTGATGTTCGGCGCCCACTGGGACGCCTACGGCAAGGGCGCGCCCGACGCCCAGGGCCGCATCTACCGCGCCGGCGCCAATGACGACGGCATCGGCATCGCCGGCATCCTCGACATCGCCCGCGTCATGAAAAGCGAGCCGGCGCCGCAGCGCACGGTCGTCTTCGCGGCCTGGACGGCGGAGGAGCGCGGGCTGCTCGGCTCCGAATACTACGCCGCCAACCCGGTGTTCCCGATGGAAAAGACCGTCGCCAACCTCACCATCGACGTGCTCCAGACCGCGGGCGCGGCGAACGACGTGACGGTGATCGGCAAGGGCCAGGACACGCTGGAGGACGACATGGCGCGCGTCGCCGCGACCCAGGGCCGCCGCGTGACGGTCGAGAGCCTGCCCGAGCGCGGGCTGTTCTACCGCGCCGACCACTTCTCCTTCGCCAAGCGCGGCGTGCCGGTCATGCTGATGATGGGCCTTGCCGGGGCGGCCGACCTGAAGGACGGCGGCGTCAAGGCGGGGCAGGCCTGGATCGATGCCTATACCGGCCAGTGCTACCACCAGGCCTGCGACGCCTGGTCGCCCGAATGGAAGATGGAAGGCGCGGTGCAGGACGTCGAACTGATCCGCACCATCGGCGAGGAACTGGCAGGTTCCGCCAAGTGGCCGCAGTGGAAGCCGGGCTCGGAGTTCAAGGCCGCGCGCGACAAGTCGGACGCGGTTCGCCGATAA